In Nicotiana tabacum cultivar K326 chromosome 21, ASM71507v2, whole genome shotgun sequence, one DNA window encodes the following:
- the LOC107767863 gene encoding putative serine/threonine-protein kinase PBL23 isoform X1 has product MICFSCCLSSEDKIQTTNSLKKSIQDTKSISSFANISIKTDSSRRRYIAEEIEKYGKGNISAQTFTFHDLALATKNFDSECLLGEGGFGKVYKGHIDSKNIDVAVKQLDRNGFQGNREFLVEVLLLSLLHHPNLVTLEGYCSDGDQRILVYEFMSNGSLEDHLLELSPEKRPLDWITRMKIAEGAARGLEYLHETANPSVIYRDFKASNILLDENFNPKLSDFGLAKLGPTGEKTHVSTRVMGTYGYCAPEYASTGQLTTKSDVYSFGVVFLEIITGRRVIDSSRPSEEQNLVVWATPLFRDKKKFHLMVDPLLGGDYPMKALYQALAIAAMCLQEEASTRPLMSDVVTALEFLSGNKTDLEAEGGEEEATEDDHTFKSPPALQSFTSRLERAESNDTNAVRERD; this is encoded by the exons ATGATCTGTTTTTCATGTTGCTTGTCATCGGAGGACAAGATTCAGACTACAAATTCTTTGAAAAAAAGCATTCAAGACACCAAATCTATATCGTCATTCGCCAATATTTCTATTAAAACTG ATAGCAGCAGGAGGAGATACATAGctgaagaaatagaaaaatatggAAAAGGAAACATTTCAGCTCAGACATTCACATTCCATGACTTGGCTCTAGCCACTAAAAACTTTGATTCTGAGTGTTTGCTTGGTGAAGGTGGTTTCGGGAAAGTGTACAAGGGCCACATTGATAGCAAGAATATA GATGTTGCTGTAAAGCAACTTGATAGGAATGGCTTCCAAGGAAATAGAGAGTTCCTTGTGGAGGTTCTGTTGTTGAGCCTTCTTCATCACCCTAACCTTGTTACTTTGGAAGGATACTGCTCAGACGGCGACCAGAGAATATTAGTCTATGAATTCATGTCAAATGGTTCACTAGAAGATCACCTTCTTG AGCTTAGTCCAGAAAAAAGGCCACTTGATTGGATTACAAGGATGAAAATTGCGGAAGGAGCAGCCAGAGGACTTGAATACTTGCATGAAACAGCTAATCCTTCAGTAATTTACCGCGATTTTAAAGCATCCAACATACTTTTAGACGAGAATTTCAATCCCAAGCTTTCTGATTTTGGACTAGCCAAGCTAGGTCCAACTGGTGAGAAGACTCATGTTTCAACCAGGGTCATGGGAACCTATGGTTATTGTGCACCCGAGTATGCTTCCACGGGTCAATTGACCACGAAGTCTGATGTTTACAGCTTTGGAGTTGTCTTTTTGGAAATAATCACAGGCAGAAGAGTTATTGACAGCTCTAGGCCGAGTGAAGAACAGAACCTTGTTGTCTGG GCAACACCACTATTCAGAGATAAGAAGAAGTTTCACTTAATGGTTGATCCATTGCTAGGAGGGGATTATCCAATGAAGGCACTATACCAAGCTCTAGCAATTGCAGCAATGTGCCTGCAAGAGGAAGCCAGTACGCGGCCTCTGATGAGCGACGTGGTAACTGCTTTGGAGTTTCTATCCGGTAACAAGACAGATTTAGAGGCGGAGGGGGGAGAAGAGGAGGCTACAGAAGATGATCACACTTTCAAATCCCCACCTGCATTGCAAAGTTTTACGAGTAGACTTGAACGAGCTGAAAGTAATGATACCAACGCCGTTAGGGAAAGAGACTAG
- the LOC107767863 gene encoding putative serine/threonine-protein kinase PBL23 isoform X2 gives MRKLYRRSQDLKAHRCRILAFFNSSRRRYIAEEIEKYGKGNISAQTFTFHDLALATKNFDSECLLGEGGFGKVYKGHIDSKNIDVAVKQLDRNGFQGNREFLVEVLLLSLLHHPNLVTLEGYCSDGDQRILVYEFMSNGSLEDHLLELSPEKRPLDWITRMKIAEGAARGLEYLHETANPSVIYRDFKASNILLDENFNPKLSDFGLAKLGPTGEKTHVSTRVMGTYGYCAPEYASTGQLTTKSDVYSFGVVFLEIITGRRVIDSSRPSEEQNLVVWATPLFRDKKKFHLMVDPLLGGDYPMKALYQALAIAAMCLQEEASTRPLMSDVVTALEFLSGNKTDLEAEGGEEEATEDDHTFKSPPALQSFTSRLERAESNDTNAVRERD, from the exons ATGAGAAAATTGTATAGGCGGAGTCAGGATTTAAAAGCTCATAGGTGCAGAATTCTAGCATTTTTCA ATAGCAGCAGGAGGAGATACATAGctgaagaaatagaaaaatatggAAAAGGAAACATTTCAGCTCAGACATTCACATTCCATGACTTGGCTCTAGCCACTAAAAACTTTGATTCTGAGTGTTTGCTTGGTGAAGGTGGTTTCGGGAAAGTGTACAAGGGCCACATTGATAGCAAGAATATA GATGTTGCTGTAAAGCAACTTGATAGGAATGGCTTCCAAGGAAATAGAGAGTTCCTTGTGGAGGTTCTGTTGTTGAGCCTTCTTCATCACCCTAACCTTGTTACTTTGGAAGGATACTGCTCAGACGGCGACCAGAGAATATTAGTCTATGAATTCATGTCAAATGGTTCACTAGAAGATCACCTTCTTG AGCTTAGTCCAGAAAAAAGGCCACTTGATTGGATTACAAGGATGAAAATTGCGGAAGGAGCAGCCAGAGGACTTGAATACTTGCATGAAACAGCTAATCCTTCAGTAATTTACCGCGATTTTAAAGCATCCAACATACTTTTAGACGAGAATTTCAATCCCAAGCTTTCTGATTTTGGACTAGCCAAGCTAGGTCCAACTGGTGAGAAGACTCATGTTTCAACCAGGGTCATGGGAACCTATGGTTATTGTGCACCCGAGTATGCTTCCACGGGTCAATTGACCACGAAGTCTGATGTTTACAGCTTTGGAGTTGTCTTTTTGGAAATAATCACAGGCAGAAGAGTTATTGACAGCTCTAGGCCGAGTGAAGAACAGAACCTTGTTGTCTGG GCAACACCACTATTCAGAGATAAGAAGAAGTTTCACTTAATGGTTGATCCATTGCTAGGAGGGGATTATCCAATGAAGGCACTATACCAAGCTCTAGCAATTGCAGCAATGTGCCTGCAAGAGGAAGCCAGTACGCGGCCTCTGATGAGCGACGTGGTAACTGCTTTGGAGTTTCTATCCGGTAACAAGACAGATTTAGAGGCGGAGGGGGGAGAAGAGGAGGCTACAGAAGATGATCACACTTTCAAATCCCCACCTGCATTGCAAAGTTTTACGAGTAGACTTGAACGAGCTGAAAGTAATGATACCAACGCCGTTAGGGAAAGAGACTAG